From one Azospirillum sp. TSH100 genomic stretch:
- a CDS encoding quinoprotein dehydrogenase-associated SoxYZ-like carrier gives MTRYPLMGPLIGLLIVLITPGLAAADVAEDAARWDLLHDMYFKDRPVEEAGGRIRIDAPARAHDAALVPVRIEVEPSLRLKTLSLLVDKNPVPLAATVRFGPASAGGGIETRVRVNEYTNLHVVGETQDGRLLMAAAYVKAAGGCSAPAVKDPQEAMARLGRIKVKLSDRLSPGSPVTAQVMISHPNSSGLQFDQVSRTYIPAHYIQSIVIRAGGQMVLEADTDISIAEDPNLRFSVLPTDGGSLEVVAQDTRGATFTKSVPLTAGPGKDDPAL, from the coding sequence ATGACGCGATATCCGCTGATGGGGCCGCTGATCGGCCTCCTGATCGTCCTCATCACGCCGGGTCTTGCCGCGGCCGATGTGGCAGAGGACGCGGCGCGCTGGGACCTGCTGCACGACATGTATTTCAAGGACCGCCCGGTGGAGGAGGCCGGCGGCCGCATCCGCATCGACGCCCCGGCCCGTGCCCATGACGCGGCCCTGGTACCGGTGCGGATCGAAGTGGAGCCGTCGCTTCGCCTGAAGACGCTGTCGCTGTTGGTCGACAAGAACCCGGTGCCGCTCGCCGCCACCGTCCGCTTCGGTCCGGCCAGTGCCGGCGGCGGCATCGAGACCCGTGTACGCGTCAACGAATACACCAACCTCCACGTCGTCGGCGAGACGCAGGACGGCCGGCTGCTGATGGCCGCCGCCTATGTCAAGGCTGCCGGCGGCTGTTCCGCTCCCGCCGTCAAGGACCCGCAGGAGGCGATGGCGCGCCTCGGCCGCATCAAGGTGAAGCTTTCGGACAGACTGTCGCCCGGCAGCCCGGTCACCGCGCAGGTCATGATCAGCCATCCCAACAGCAGCGGCCTGCAGTTCGATCAGGTCAGCCGGACCTACATCCCCGCCCATTACATCCAGTCGATCGTCATCCGGGCCGGCGGCCAGATGGTGCTGGAGGCGGACACCGACATCTCGATCGCCGAGGATCCGAACCTGCGCTTCAGCGTCCTGCCGACGGACGGCGGCAGCCTGGAGGTGGTCGCCCAGGATACCCGGGGCGCCACCTTCACAAAGAGCGTTCCGCTGACCGCCGGTCCTGGCAAGGACGACCCGGCCTTGTAA
- a CDS encoding triphosphoribosyl-dephospho-CoA synthase, with protein sequence MSAKTAELFKAVCRAEVMALKPGNVHVHAAGHGMTVEDFLRSAEAASPEIARSGTAVGRRILRAVQATWSVVDCNTNLGILLLCAPLAHAAELPAARPLRDRLAAVLAALTVEDAGAVFEAIRLASPGGLGRASEHDVAGPATVDLRAAMAAARSRDRIAAQYADGYHDIFDIGVACARSMAGSDTITLAEAIYLDFLTAFPDSHILRKHGEEVAASVLADAREVRGQVAAASSAVLRREHLFAFDARLKWRGINPGTSADLTVASLFAHRLERGRVANHEGPPK encoded by the coding sequence ATGAGCGCCAAGACGGCGGAGCTGTTCAAGGCCGTCTGCCGGGCGGAGGTGATGGCGCTGAAGCCCGGCAACGTCCATGTCCATGCCGCCGGCCATGGCATGACGGTGGAGGACTTCCTTCGCTCGGCGGAGGCAGCGTCGCCAGAGATCGCGCGCTCCGGTACCGCGGTCGGCCGGCGCATCCTGCGGGCGGTGCAGGCGACTTGGTCTGTTGTGGACTGCAACACCAATCTCGGCATCCTGCTGCTGTGTGCTCCCCTGGCCCACGCTGCCGAGCTGCCGGCGGCACGTCCCCTGCGCGACAGGCTGGCCGCCGTGTTGGCGGCGCTGACTGTGGAGGATGCCGGGGCTGTTTTCGAAGCGATCCGCCTTGCATCGCCCGGTGGGCTGGGCCGTGCCTCAGAACATGATGTCGCCGGTCCGGCCACGGTTGACCTGCGTGCGGCTATGGCGGCGGCCCGGTCGCGCGACCGCATCGCCGCCCAGTATGCCGACGGATATCACGACATCTTCGACATCGGCGTCGCCTGTGCCCGGTCGATGGCCGGCAGTGATACCATCACTTTGGCGGAGGCCATCTACCTGGATTTCCTGACCGCTTTTCCCGACAGCCACATCCTGCGCAAGCATGGAGAGGAGGTCGCCGCGTCCGTGCTTGCCGACGCTCGCGAGGTGCGCGGCCAGGTCGCCGCAGCATCCTCGGCGGTTCTCAGGCGCGAACACCTGTTCGCCTTCGATGCGCGCCTAAAATGGCGGGGCATCAACCCCGGCACCTCGGCCGACCTGACCGTCGCCAGCCTCTTCGCCCATCGGCTGGAGAGGGGGCGGGTGGCCAACCATGAAGGACCGCCGAAATGA
- a CDS encoding quinoprotein relay system zinc metallohydrolase 2, with product MTIILGRHVGCAVVLGLLTAALPVSAEPLPVTEVAPGVFVHQGTIAEPAPDNRGDTANMGFIVGDSAVAVIDTGGTPELGQRLREAITARTDKKPVIVVNTHMHPDHVFGNAAFVDLPFAGHANLRDALAARQEVYRQRLTDELGTEAAAGVAPVRVDRPVAEELRVDLGNRILVLTAYPTAHTNNDLTVFDRKTGTLFAGDLLFVDHLPAVDGNALGWLRVIDRLERVPAVRAVPGHGPASVAWPGALDAERRYLTALVEGVRRVLKADGSIQDAVTQVAEDERERWLLFDAYNPRNITATFAELEWE from the coding sequence ATGACGATCATTCTCGGCCGCCATGTCGGTTGTGCCGTGGTGCTGGGCCTGCTCACTGCGGCCCTGCCGGTGTCGGCGGAGCCTCTGCCGGTGACGGAGGTGGCCCCCGGTGTTTTCGTCCATCAGGGCACCATCGCCGAGCCGGCACCGGACAACCGCGGTGACACCGCCAACATGGGCTTCATCGTCGGCGACAGCGCCGTCGCGGTGATCGACACCGGCGGCACGCCGGAGCTGGGACAGCGCCTGCGCGAGGCCATCACGGCGCGTACCGACAAAAAGCCGGTCATCGTCGTCAACACCCACATGCATCCCGACCATGTCTTCGGCAACGCCGCCTTCGTCGACCTGCCCTTCGCCGGCCATGCCAATCTCCGCGACGCGCTGGCGGCCCGCCAGGAGGTCTATCGCCAGCGCCTGACCGATGAGCTGGGGACCGAGGCTGCGGCCGGTGTCGCCCCGGTGCGGGTCGACCGGCCGGTGGCCGAGGAGTTGCGGGTCGACCTGGGCAACCGCATCCTGGTGCTGACGGCCTATCCGACGGCCCACACCAACAACGACCTGACCGTATTCGACCGCAAGACGGGGACGCTGTTCGCGGGCGACCTGCTGTTCGTCGATCATCTTCCGGCGGTTGACGGCAATGCGCTGGGCTGGCTGCGGGTGATCGACCGGCTGGAGCGGGTGCCGGCGGTGCGTGCCGTCCCCGGACATGGTCCCGCATCCGTGGCTTGGCCGGGGGCGCTGGACGCCGAACGGCGCTACCTGACGGCGTTGGTGGAGGGCGTGCGGAGGGTACTGAAGGCGGATGGAAGCATCCAGGATGCCGTCACTCAAGTGGCGGAGGATGAACGGGAGCGCTGGCTGTTGTTCGATGCATACAACCCGCGCAACATCACGGCGACCTTCGCCGAACTGGAATGGGAATAG
- a CDS encoding cytochrome c oxidase subunit 3, with amino-acid sequence MSDSAPIPQPVPGPEPQYATADQQAEAASFGMWVFLATEVLFFGGMLLAYTWLRTTYPEGVAEAGHHTKIVIGSVNTLVLLTSSLTMAWAVDAAKLGRRTVLTRLLIATALLGLLFLGLKGYEYHGEWTDHLVPGLNFHQDGPHTRTIELFYFLYFLLTGIHGIHITIGIGLIAVMAARARRGAFSAGYYTPVEVTGLYWHFVDIVWIFLYPLIYLVGRSGP; translated from the coding sequence ATGTCTGACTCGGCCCCGATCCCACAGCCCGTCCCCGGGCCCGAACCGCAATATGCGACGGCAGACCAGCAGGCGGAGGCCGCCAGCTTCGGCATGTGGGTGTTTCTGGCGACGGAGGTGCTGTTCTTCGGCGGGATGCTGCTGGCCTACACATGGTTGCGTACCACCTACCCGGAGGGCGTGGCGGAGGCCGGCCATCACACGAAAATCGTCATCGGATCGGTCAACACGCTGGTGCTGCTGACCAGCAGCCTCACCATGGCCTGGGCGGTCGATGCGGCGAAACTTGGCCGGCGGACGGTGCTGACCCGGCTGCTGATCGCCACTGCGCTGCTGGGACTGCTGTTCCTGGGACTAAAGGGTTACGAGTATCACGGGGAATGGACCGATCATCTGGTGCCGGGGCTGAATTTCCACCAGGACGGTCCGCATACCCGCACGATCGAGCTGTTCTACTTCCTTTATTTCCTGCTGACAGGCATCCACGGCATCCATATCACCATCGGTATCGGCCTGATCGCGGTGATGGCGGCGCGGGCGCGGCGCGGCGCCTTTTCGGCCGGTTATTACACGCCTGTGGAGGTGACGGGGCTGTACTGGCACTTCGTCGACATCGTCTGGATTTTCCTCTACCCGCTGATCTATCTGGTCGGACGGAGCGGACCATGA
- a CDS encoding cytochrome C oxidase subunit IV family protein, with protein sequence MTGFPCSYLITWAALVALLAATLGLAYVPMPGPLNLVLALGISAAKALLVLTLFMKLFRAPALTRAAASAGLFWLAVLFALSATDYLTRKEAPAGDLSAPTGREYQAGGR encoded by the coding sequence ATGACGGGATTTCCCTGCTCCTACCTGATCACCTGGGCGGCCCTGGTGGCGCTGCTGGCGGCGACGCTGGGGCTCGCCTATGTGCCAATGCCGGGGCCGCTGAACCTCGTGCTGGCGCTGGGCATCTCGGCGGCGAAGGCGCTGCTGGTACTGACGCTTTTCATGAAGCTGTTCCGCGCCCCGGCGCTGACCCGTGCCGCCGCCTCGGCCGGACTGTTCTGGCTGGCGGTGCTGTTCGCCCTGTCGGCGACCGATTACCTGACCCGCAAGGAGGCGCCCGCGGGCGACCTGTCGGCGCCGACCGGCCGGGAATACCAGGCGGGCGGCCGCTGA